A single window of Polaribacter sp. SA4-10 DNA harbors:
- the gcvP gene encoding aminomethyl-transferring glycine dehydrogenase: MNTNSFELRHIGPNKEEQKKMLTTIKADSLEQLIFETVPDNIRLKDELDLAPAKSEYEYLAHIQKLSEKNKVFKSYIGLGYHEAIVPSVIQRNILENPGWYTAYTPYQAEIAQGRLEALLNYQTMVCDLTGMELANASLLDESTAAAEAMALLFDVRERAQKKAGVNKFFVSEEILPQTLSVLQTRSIPIGIELVVGNHQEFDFSNEFFGAILQYPGKHGQVYDYENFVAKANENNIKVAVAADILSLVKLKAPAEFGVDVVVGTTQRFGIPLGYGGPHAGYFATKQDYKRSIPGRIIGVTKDRNGNRALRMALQTREQHIKREKATSNICTAQVLLAVMAGMYAVYNGKEGLKFIADSVHNKTKLVANYLEKAGFNQLNTSYFDTLLVEIDAIKLKSVAESFKVNFNYLDDKHISISINEATTQKDLMKLFTIFGQLKKKSVATAEGVDDFHQILTQKSFNADFDVIPENILRNTPFLENEVFNTYKSETDMMRYIKKLERKDLALNHSMISLGSCTMKLNAASEMLPLSNPQWGNIHPFVPLNQAEGYQEVLKKLEHQLNIITGFAGTSLQPNSGAQGEFAGLMTIRAYHESNGDAHRNICLIPASAHGTNPASAVMAGMKVVVTKTDESGNIDVEDLREKALLHKDNLSALMVTYPSTHGVYEKAIKEITQIIHNNGGQVYMDGANMNAQVGLTNPATIGADVCHLNLHKTFAIPHGGGGPGVGPICVAPQLVPFLPTNPVIKTGGDKAITAISAAPWGSALACLISYGYITMLGPKGLTNSTKNAILNANYIKERLHGHFETLFTGEMNRAAHEMIIDCRDFKQNGIEVVDIAKRLIDYGFHAPTVSFPVAGTMMIEPTESESIAELDRFCEAMISIRKEISEATKENENNPLKNAPHTQEMLTADEWDLPYTRKQAAFPLAYIAENKFWPSVRRVDDAFGDRNLICSCNPIEDYM; this comes from the coding sequence ATGAATACAAATTCGTTTGAACTAAGACATATTGGACCTAATAAAGAGGAACAAAAAAAGATGTTGACAACCATTAAAGCTGACAGTTTAGAACAATTAATTTTCGAAACTGTGCCAGATAACATTCGTTTAAAAGACGAGTTAGATTTAGCGCCTGCAAAGAGTGAATATGAGTATTTAGCGCATATTCAAAAATTATCTGAAAAAAATAAAGTTTTTAAAAGTTATATTGGTTTAGGATATCATGAAGCAATTGTACCTAGTGTAATTCAAAGAAACATTCTTGAAAACCCAGGTTGGTACACCGCTTATACGCCTTATCAAGCAGAAATTGCTCAAGGAAGGTTAGAAGCATTGTTAAATTACCAAACGATGGTTTGTGATTTAACAGGAATGGAACTGGCAAACGCTTCTTTATTAGATGAATCAACTGCCGCTGCAGAAGCAATGGCTTTATTATTTGATGTTAGAGAAAGAGCGCAGAAAAAAGCAGGTGTAAATAAGTTTTTTGTTTCTGAAGAAATTTTACCTCAAACTTTATCGGTTTTACAAACACGTTCTATTCCTATTGGCATTGAATTAGTGGTTGGGAATCATCAAGAATTCGATTTTTCTAATGAGTTTTTTGGAGCAATTTTACAATATCCAGGAAAACATGGACAAGTTTATGATTATGAGAATTTTGTAGCAAAAGCGAATGAAAATAACATAAAAGTTGCCGTTGCAGCTGATATCTTATCATTAGTAAAATTAAAAGCTCCGGCAGAATTTGGAGTTGATGTTGTTGTTGGAACAACACAACGTTTTGGAATTCCATTAGGTTATGGAGGCCCTCATGCTGGTTATTTTGCAACAAAACAAGACTACAAAAGAAGTATTCCTGGAAGAATTATTGGTGTTACCAAAGACAGAAATGGAAACCGTGCTTTAAGAATGGCTTTGCAAACTAGAGAGCAACATATTAAACGCGAAAAAGCGACTTCTAATATTTGTACTGCACAAGTTTTACTAGCTGTAATGGCAGGAATGTATGCAGTTTATAACGGTAAAGAAGGTTTAAAGTTTATTGCTGATTCTGTGCATAATAAAACAAAATTAGTTGCAAATTATTTAGAAAAAGCAGGTTTTAACCAGCTAAACACTTCTTATTTTGATACGTTATTGGTTGAAATAGATGCTATTAAATTAAAGTCTGTTGCAGAATCTTTTAAAGTAAACTTTAATTATCTAGATGATAAACATATTTCTATCTCTATAAATGAAGCGACTACACAGAAAGATTTAATGAAATTGTTCACCATTTTTGGTCAATTAAAAAAGAAATCTGTTGCTACTGCAGAAGGTGTTGACGATTTTCATCAAATTTTAACACAAAAATCCTTTAATGCTGATTTTGATGTAATTCCAGAAAATATCTTGAGAAATACACCCTTTTTAGAAAATGAGGTATTTAACACGTATAAATCTGAAACAGACATGATGCGTTATATAAAGAAGTTAGAACGTAAAGATTTAGCGTTAAATCATTCTATGATTTCATTAGGCTCTTGTACAATGAAATTAAATGCAGCATCAGAAATGTTACCTTTAAGTAATCCTCAATGGGGAAACATTCATCCTTTTGTTCCTTTAAATCAAGCTGAAGGATACCAAGAGGTTTTAAAAAAATTAGAACATCAATTAAATATTATTACTGGTTTTGCTGGTACTTCTTTACAACCAAATTCTGGTGCACAAGGAGAATTTGCTGGTTTAATGACTATTAGAGCTTATCATGAAAGTAACGGAGATGCTCACAGAAACATCTGTTTAATTCCGGCTTCTGCTCATGGTACAAATCCTGCCTCAGCAGTAATGGCAGGAATGAAAGTGGTAGTTACAAAAACGGACGAAAGCGGAAATATTGATGTTGAAGATTTAAGAGAAAAAGCCCTTTTACATAAAGATAATTTGTCTGCTTTAATGGTTACATATCCTTCCACTCACGGAGTTTATGAAAAGGCTATTAAGGAAATTACACAAATTATTCATAACAATGGTGGACAAGTTTATATGGATGGCGCAAATATGAATGCCCAAGTTGGGTTAACAAACCCTGCTACTATTGGTGCAGATGTTTGTCACTTAAATTTGCATAAAACATTTGCTATTCCTCATGGAGGTGGTGGACCAGGAGTTGGACCCATTTGTGTTGCGCCTCAATTAGTTCCTTTTTTACCAACAAACCCTGTAATTAAAACAGGAGGAGATAAGGCTATTACAGCTATTTCTGCTGCACCTTGGGGTTCTGCATTAGCTTGCTTAATTTCTTACGGATACATTACCATGTTAGGTCCAAAAGGACTAACTAATTCTACTAAAAATGCTATTTTGAATGCAAACTATATAAAAGAGCGTTTACATGGTCATTTTGAAACCTTATTTACAGGTGAAATGAATAGAGCTGCGCACGAAATGATTATAGATTGCAGAGATTTTAAACAAAACGGAATTGAAGTTGTAGACATTGCTAAACGTTTAATCGATTATGGTTTTCACGCACCAACAGTTTCTTTCCCAGTTGCAGGAACCATGATGATTGAACCTACAGAATCTGAAAGTATTGCTGAATTAGATCGTTTTTGTGAAGCGATGATTTCTATAAGAAAAGAAATTTCTGAAGCAACAAAAGAGAATGAAAATAACCCATTAAAAAACGCACCTCATACACAAGAAATGTTAACTGCTGATGAATGGGATTTACCATACACTAGAAAGCAAGCAGCTTTTCCTTTAGCATATATTGCAGAGAATAAATTTTGGCCTTCTGTTAGAAGAGTTGATGATGCTTTTGGAGATAGAAACTTAATTTGTTCTTGTAACCCAATTGAAGATTATATGTAG
- a CDS encoding toxin-antitoxin system YwqK family antitoxin, with translation MKNSILFVLIGLLTLNLLSSQNEIPFSKVEIKDTNGQFIYLLNGEKLDGIIYHNHENNELKVKFHVKDGVKEGLSEEYYDNGQLKVKTTFKKGKQTGLFESYFKNGQLHARYVWKDISPDGITEEYYENGNLHFKFTWKDGAPQGTIKSYYKNGQLKDIVTYKDGKREGLFEEYYKNGKLQEKFIYKAGEIDGPYVEYHENGQLKEKSTYEHGKRNGTLIKYYQNGQLFTKTTFISGKLNGSFETYFENGNLNLKGNYINDIKEGVHETYFENGNLKLKENYINGEKNGVFEIYFENGKMSWIQTYKNDKLNGLTKRYYENGKVMKKGKFKEDLRNGVFENYNEKGKLTKKVLYKNDKFIRTLKG, from the coding sequence ATGAAAAATTCAATTTTATTTGTTCTTATTGGACTATTGACCCTTAATTTATTAAGTTCTCAAAACGAAATACCTTTTTCAAAAGTTGAGATAAAAGACACTAACGGACAATTTATATATCTTTTGAATGGAGAAAAATTGGACGGTATTATTTATCATAATCATGAAAATAACGAACTAAAAGTAAAATTTCATGTAAAAGACGGAGTAAAAGAAGGGCTTTCTGAAGAGTACTATGACAATGGTCAACTGAAAGTTAAAACAACATTTAAAAAGGGAAAGCAAACCGGACTTTTTGAGAGTTATTTTAAAAATGGACAACTTCACGCAAGATATGTATGGAAAGACATTTCACCAGATGGTATTACTGAAGAATATTATGAAAATGGAAATTTACATTTTAAATTTACTTGGAAAGATGGCGCTCCACAAGGCACCATAAAGTCATATTACAAAAATGGACAATTAAAAGATATTGTAACATATAAAGACGGTAAAAGAGAAGGACTATTTGAAGAGTATTATAAAAATGGGAAATTACAAGAAAAGTTTATATACAAAGCGGGAGAAATTGATGGACCCTATGTTGAGTATCATGAGAATGGTCAACTAAAGGAAAAATCAACCTATGAGCATGGTAAACGAAATGGCACATTAATTAAATATTACCAGAATGGCCAATTATTTACTAAAACCACTTTTATTAGTGGTAAACTAAATGGATCTTTTGAGACCTATTTTGAAAACGGTAATTTAAATTTAAAGGGAAACTACATTAATGATATAAAGGAAGGAGTCCATGAAACTTATTTTGAAAACGGCAACTTAAAGTTAAAAGAGAATTACATAAATGGAGAAAAAAATGGTGTTTTTGAAATCTATTTTGAAAATGGTAAAATGTCATGGATTCAAACGTATAAAAATGATAAATTAAATGGACTCACTAAAAGATACTATGAAAATGGTAAAGTGATGAAAAAAGGAAAATTTAAAGAGGATCTAAGAAATGGTGTTTTTGAAAACTATAATGAAAAAGGAAAATTAACAAAAAAAGTGCTCTATAAAAATGATAAATTTATAAGAACACTAAAAGGATAA
- a CDS encoding SDR family oxidoreductase: MKNVVITGTSRGIGFELAKQFAENGHQVLALSRNTKPLQDFNHKNITLISVDLSVNSDLQKVTAFIKNNWKHVDILINNAGKLINKPFTDLSSDDFLEVYKVNVFAVAELTKLMIPFMKKGSHVITISSMGGIQGSMKFPGLAAYSSAKGAVITLSELLAEEYKEQQIAFNVLALGAVQTEMLAEAFPDYKAPLSASEMANYIFDFSLTGNKFYNGKVLQVSSTTP; this comes from the coding sequence ATGAAAAACGTTGTTATAACAGGAACAAGCAGAGGGATTGGATTTGAACTTGCCAAACAATTTGCAGAAAACGGACATCAAGTTTTAGCTTTGTCTAGAAATACAAAACCTTTACAAGACTTTAACCATAAAAATATTACTTTAATTTCTGTTGATTTATCTGTTAATTCTGATTTACAGAAAGTAACAGCCTTTATTAAAAATAACTGGAAACATGTTGATATTTTAATCAATAATGCAGGGAAATTAATCAACAAGCCTTTTACCGATCTATCTTCGGATGATTTTTTAGAAGTCTATAAAGTAAATGTTTTTGCAGTTGCAGAATTGACTAAATTAATGATTCCATTTATGAAAAAAGGAAGTCATGTTATTACCATAAGTTCTATGGGAGGAATTCAAGGAAGCATGAAATTCCCCGGTTTAGCAGCGTATTCATCTGCAAAAGGTGCCGTAATTACTTTGTCTGAATTATTAGCAGAAGAATACAAAGAGCAACAAATTGCTTTTAATGTTTTAGCATTAGGAGCTGTACAAACAGAAATGTTAGCAGAAGCTTTCCCAGATTACAAAGCACCTCTTTCTGCTTCAGAAATGGCGAATTATATCTTTGATTTTTCTTTAACAGGAAATAAATTTTATAACGGAAAAGTATTGCAAGTTTCTTCTACAACTCCGTAA
- the serA gene encoding phosphoglycerate dehydrogenase, producing MSTVKRNYIFDFDSTLTRVEALDVLAEITLVNNPKKNEIIQEIIDITNLGIDGEISFTESLERRIKLLKANEADLSGLIVALKKQVSKSIESNKEFFENYSEEIYVISCGFKEFIDPIVKEYNIPSERVFANTFKFAKDGEIIGFDAANPLSQHNGKIQCLKDMNLEGEIQVIGDGYSDYVTREAGVADKFFAYTENVSREKTTEKADHIAPNLDEFLYINKLPRNISYPKNRIKILLLENVHSDAFTKLSTDGFSVETVSKSLSEDELIEKIKEVHVLGIRSKTNVTQKVIDAADKLMVVSAFCIGTKQIDLDACKEKGIVVFNAPYSNTRSVVELAIGEIIMLMRSVFQRSTEIHNGQWNKTAEGSREVRGKKLGIVGYGNIGKQLSILAEALGMDVYYYDVEDKLALGNATKMNTLKELLEISDVVTLHVDDNAANKNFFGEEEISQMKDGAHLVNLARGFVVDINALANALKSGKLAGAAVDVYPSEPRKNGEFYTELKGLPNVILTPHVGGSTEEAQRDIADFVPSKIMGYMNSGNTVDAVNFPNIRLPRQTNAHRFLHIHKNVPGVMAKINKILAKYDLNIIGQYLSTDPKVGYVITDLDKEYNKEVIEKLRNVEGTIKFRVLY from the coding sequence ATGAGTACTGTAAAAAGAAATTATATTTTCGATTTTGATAGCACTTTAACACGTGTTGAAGCACTAGATGTTTTAGCCGAAATTACATTAGTTAACAATCCTAAGAAGAATGAAATTATTCAAGAGATAATTGACATTACTAATTTAGGAATAGATGGTGAAATCTCCTTTACAGAATCCTTAGAACGAAGAATTAAATTATTAAAAGCAAACGAAGCAGATTTATCTGGGTTAATAGTTGCGTTAAAAAAGCAAGTTTCTAAATCTATAGAAAGTAATAAAGAATTTTTCGAAAATTATTCTGAAGAAATTTATGTAATTTCTTGCGGATTTAAAGAATTTATAGATCCTATTGTTAAGGAATATAATATACCTTCAGAAAGAGTATTTGCAAATACTTTTAAGTTTGCAAAAGACGGAGAAATTATTGGTTTTGATGCTGCCAATCCATTGTCTCAGCACAATGGAAAAATTCAGTGTTTAAAAGACATGAATTTAGAAGGCGAAATACAAGTAATTGGAGATGGTTATAGCGATTATGTTACTCGGGAAGCCGGAGTTGCAGACAAGTTTTTTGCATACACAGAAAATGTGTCAAGAGAAAAAACTACAGAAAAAGCAGATCATATTGCACCAAATTTAGACGAATTTTTATACATAAACAAGTTGCCAAGAAACATCTCATACCCAAAGAATAGAATTAAAATATTATTATTAGAAAATGTACATTCAGATGCTTTTACAAAGTTATCTACAGATGGCTTTTCTGTTGAAACAGTTTCTAAAAGTTTGTCTGAAGACGAATTGATAGAAAAAATAAAAGAGGTACACGTTTTAGGTATTCGTTCTAAAACAAATGTTACACAAAAAGTTATAGATGCTGCAGATAAATTAATGGTTGTTAGTGCATTTTGTATTGGTACCAAACAAATTGATTTAGATGCGTGTAAAGAAAAAGGAATCGTTGTTTTTAACGCACCTTATAGTAATACACGTTCTGTTGTTGAATTAGCAATTGGAGAAATTATTATGTTAATGCGTAGTGTTTTTCAAAGAAGTACAGAAATTCATAACGGTCAATGGAATAAAACAGCAGAAGGCTCTAGAGAAGTTCGTGGTAAAAAATTAGGAATTGTAGGGTATGGTAATATCGGGAAACAATTATCGATTTTAGCAGAAGCTTTAGGAATGGATGTATATTATTATGATGTAGAAGACAAGTTAGCGCTAGGAAATGCGACTAAAATGAATACTTTAAAGGAATTATTAGAAATTTCTGATGTAGTTACTTTACATGTTGATGATAATGCTGCGAACAAAAATTTCTTTGGAGAAGAAGAGATTTCTCAAATGAAAGATGGCGCACATTTAGTGAACTTAGCAAGAGGTTTTGTAGTTGACATTAATGCATTAGCCAATGCTTTAAAAAGCGGAAAACTAGCAGGAGCTGCAGTAGATGTGTATCCTTCAGAGCCAAGAAAAAACGGTGAGTTTTACACAGAGTTAAAAGGATTGCCAAACGTAATTTTAACACCTCACGTTGGTGGAAGTACAGAAGAAGCGCAAAGAGATATTGCAGATTTTGTGCCAAGTAAAATTATGGGGTACATGAATTCTGGAAATACAGTAGATGCAGTAAACTTCCCAAATATTCGTTTACCAAGACAAACAAATGCACATAGGTTTTTACATATTCATAAAAATGTTCCTGGTGTAATGGCAAAAATCAATAAGATATTAGCAAAGTATGATTTGAACATTATAGGTCAGTATTTATCTACAGATCCAAAAGTGGGGTATGTAATTACAGATTTAGATAAAGAATATAACAAAGAAGTTATTGAGAAATTAAGAAATGTAGAAGGAACTATTAAGTTTAGAGTTCTTTATTAA
- a CDS encoding glutaminyl-peptide cyclotransferase, with translation MKNKFTFIAFLTMLLVLSSCSDVYKFSLNTPKKTTLNKVLKVTLTEKNSKPVDKVQFFVNGKEVASEGNSATINTKDFGVGKHQISALAFFPGKSKKTNNSFEVLADKAPAIYEYKIINEYPHDTKAYTQGLEYYNGFLYETTGRRGQSTLRKVELETGKVLKKIDLDKKYFGEGMTIVNDKIIWLTWQNKKGFIYNLDTFELEKEFSYTKSEEGWGLTHNETELIKSDGSHKIWFLNAETKEEKRAIQVYTNKYALDDLNELELINGKIYANKYQQNAIVIIDPNTGIVEGIANLKNLKKEMEKTQKLVPQDEVLNGIAFDKENNRLFVTGKNWGKLFEIELIKKQ, from the coding sequence ATGAAAAATAAATTCACTTTTATTGCCTTTTTAACGATGCTATTGGTACTATCTTCTTGTTCTGATGTCTACAAATTTAGCTTAAATACGCCTAAAAAAACAACGTTAAACAAGGTTCTTAAAGTAACTTTAACAGAAAAGAACAGCAAACCAGTAGATAAAGTTCAGTTTTTTGTAAATGGTAAAGAAGTTGCTTCTGAAGGAAATTCTGCAACCATTAACACAAAAGATTTTGGTGTTGGTAAGCATCAAATTTCTGCATTGGCTTTTTTTCCAGGAAAGTCTAAAAAAACAAATAATTCTTTTGAGGTTTTAGCGGATAAAGCTCCTGCTATCTATGAATATAAAATTATTAACGAATATCCTCATGACACAAAAGCATACACGCAAGGTTTAGAGTATTATAATGGTTTTTTATATGAAACTACTGGACGTAGAGGACAATCTACTTTAAGAAAGGTTGAACTAGAAACAGGTAAAGTACTTAAAAAAATAGATTTAGATAAAAAATATTTTGGTGAAGGAATGACAATTGTTAACGATAAAATTATCTGGTTAACATGGCAAAACAAAAAAGGGTTTATTTACAATTTAGATACTTTTGAGCTAGAAAAAGAATTTAGTTATACTAAAAGTGAAGAAGGCTGGGGATTAACCCACAATGAAACTGAATTGATAAAGTCTGATGGTTCTCATAAAATTTGGTTTTTAAATGCTGAAACTAAAGAGGAAAAAAGAGCGATACAGGTTTACACAAACAAATATGCGTTAGATGATTTGAATGAGTTAGAATTAATAAACGGAAAAATATACGCTAATAAATATCAGCAAAACGCTATTGTTATTATAGATCCAAATACAGGAATTGTAGAAGGTATTGCTAACTTAAAGAACTTAAAAAAGGAAATGGAAAAAACTCAAAAGTTGGTTCCACAAGACGAAGTTTTAAACGGCATCGCTTTTGACAAAGAAAACAACAGGTTATTTGTTACCGGTAAAAACTGGGGTAAATTATTTGAAATTGAATTGATTAAAAAGCAATAA
- a CDS encoding amidohydrolase family protein: MKKIGLLFLGLFFMQNIIAQTTYILCGKLINTKSGKIETKKTIVVKENKIVNVMDGYILVKSKTAKTIDLKDKVVMAGLIDMHVHIEKEFDANTRINSYINNEADVAFNAVGFAKSTLLNGFTTVRDLGGTGVNISIRNAIDKGKIPGPRVFTAGKSLATTGGHADPTNGSSRKLIGNPGPKEGVVNSFEDAKKAVRQRYKNGADCIKITATGGVLSVAKSGDNPQFTIEEIKTICDTAKDYGMHVAAHAHGDEGMQRAIIGGVKTIEHGTYMSDETMELMKKHDAYLVPTITAGKEVAEKAKIKGFYPDIVVPKALAVGPQIQGTFARAYKKGVGIAFGTDAGVFKHGNNGKEFGFMVEAGMPAMETIQSATITNAMLLKMENEIGQVQKGFYADIIAVNDDPIKNISTMENVVFVMKNGIVYKK; encoded by the coding sequence ATGAAGAAAATAGGATTACTTTTTTTAGGGTTATTTTTTATGCAAAATATAATAGCACAAACTACTTATATTTTATGCGGAAAATTAATTAACACAAAATCTGGAAAGATTGAAACTAAAAAGACAATTGTTGTTAAAGAAAACAAGATTGTAAATGTAATGGATGGGTATATACTGGTCAAAAGCAAAACTGCAAAAACAATTGATTTAAAAGATAAAGTTGTAATGGCTGGTTTAATAGATATGCATGTGCATATAGAAAAAGAGTTTGATGCAAACACTAGAATAAATAGCTATATTAATAATGAAGCAGATGTTGCCTTTAATGCTGTTGGTTTTGCCAAATCTACATTGTTAAACGGATTTACAACGGTTAGAGATTTAGGAGGCACAGGTGTAAATATTTCTATAAGAAATGCTATTGACAAAGGTAAAATTCCTGGTCCAAGAGTTTTTACGGCAGGTAAGTCGTTGGCAACAACCGGTGGTCATGCAGATCCAACAAATGGTAGTAGTAGAAAATTAATTGGAAATCCAGGCCCAAAAGAAGGTGTTGTGAATTCTTTTGAAGACGCAAAAAAAGCAGTAAGACAGCGTTATAAAAACGGAGCAGATTGTATTAAAATAACAGCAACTGGAGGGGTTTTAAGTGTTGCTAAGTCTGGTGATAATCCTCAGTTTACTATTGAAGAAATAAAAACAATTTGTGATACTGCAAAAGATTATGGAATGCATGTTGCAGCGCATGCTCATGGAGATGAAGGAATGCAAAGGGCAATTATTGGAGGTGTAAAAACCATTGAGCATGGCACGTATATGAGTGATGAAACAATGGAACTCATGAAAAAACACGATGCCTATTTAGTGCCAACAATAACTGCGGGGAAAGAAGTGGCCGAGAAAGCAAAAATTAAAGGATTCTATCCAGATATTGTAGTTCCTAAAGCGTTGGCGGTTGGCCCTCAAATTCAAGGAACTTTTGCAAGAGCATATAAAAAAGGAGTTGGAATTGCATTTGGAACAGATGCAGGGGTTTTTAAACATGGAAATAACGGAAAAGAATTTGGTTTTATGGTGGAAGCAGGAATGCCAGCTATGGAAACGATTCAATCTGCAACCATCACAAATGCAATGCTGTTAAAGATGGAAAATGAAATAGGACAAGTACAAAAAGGGTTTTACGCAGATATTATTGCTGTAAATGACGATCCTATAAAAAATATTTCGACAATGGAAAATGTAGTTTTTGTAATGAAAAATGGAATCGTTTATAAAAAATAA
- a CDS encoding type B 50S ribosomal protein L31: protein MKKGIHPENYRMVAFKDMSNEDVFLTRSTVDTKETLEVEGVEYPLVKLEISRTSHPFYTGKSKLIDAAGRIDKFKTKYAKFKKD from the coding sequence ATGAAAAAAGGAATTCATCCAGAGAATTACAGAATGGTAGCTTTTAAAGACATGTCTAATGAAGATGTATTTTTAACACGTTCTACAGTAGACACAAAAGAAACTTTAGAAGTTGAAGGTGTTGAGTATCCTTTAGTAAAATTAGAGATTTCTAGAACTTCTCACCCATTTTACACTGGTAAATCTAAACTTATTGATGCTGCAGGACGTATTGATAAATTTAAAACGAAATACGCAAAATTCAAAAAAGATTAA
- a CDS encoding C40 family peptidase encodes MRILKPFTVLILILFMSCENDTKTINELQNIHSILKTTFAPDKRVELFDVHFEFADNQLILEGETTTKKVFSILLDSLKNRKLAFTNNVRVLPDSAVGDKHFAVARNSVINIRSKPKHSAELGTQGLLGMSLKVLDKKGDFYRVQTPDNYISWVDKGGITRMNKTQFDAWNQSKKIIFTQNFGYVHVDKSVNSEIISDITLGGILQYVSEDNVFYEVKYPDNRIGFVNKNEAVIYNYWLKNLESPKENIESIAKKMNGFPYLWGGTSSKGIDCSGFTKMVYLMNGFIIPRDASQQIYAGKTVDNNLTFEGLQKGDLLFFGRKATEDKKQRVTHVGIWLGNDKGEFIHASGNVHLSSINKKEPNYDEFNKNRYLGSKRYLNIEDEKIINMKKGIKL; translated from the coding sequence ATGAGAATTCTCAAACCATTTACAGTACTAATTTTGATTCTTTTTATGTCTTGTGAAAATGACACAAAAACAATTAACGAACTGCAAAATATTCATTCAATTTTAAAGACAACTTTTGCTCCTGACAAAAGAGTTGAACTTTTTGATGTTCATTTTGAATTCGCTGACAATCAACTGATTTTAGAAGGAGAAACGACTACTAAAAAAGTTTTTTCTATACTTTTAGATAGTTTAAAAAATAGAAAATTAGCATTTACAAATAACGTTCGTGTTTTACCAGATTCTGCTGTTGGAGATAAACATTTTGCAGTCGCAAGAAACTCGGTAATTAACATTCGTTCTAAACCAAAACATTCTGCTGAATTAGGAACACAGGGTTTACTAGGAATGTCTTTAAAGGTATTAGATAAAAAAGGAGATTTTTACAGAGTTCAAACTCCAGATAATTATATTTCTTGGGTTGATAAAGGCGGAATTACAAGAATGAATAAAACGCAATTTGATGCTTGGAATCAATCGAAGAAAATAATTTTTACTCAAAATTTCGGTTATGTACATGTTGATAAATCTGTGAATTCTGAAATTATTTCTGACATTACTTTAGGTGGAATCTTACAATATGTTTCTGAAGACAATGTATTTTATGAAGTAAAATATCCCGACAACAGAATTGGTTTTGTCAATAAAAACGAAGCCGTAATCTATAATTATTGGTTAAAAAACCTAGAATCACCAAAAGAAAATATTGAAAGTATTGCTAAGAAAATGAATGGTTTCCCTTATTTATGGGGAGGAACCTCATCTAAAGGAATTGATTGTAGTGGCTTTACAAAAATGGTGTATTTAATGAATGGATTTATCATTCCTAGAGATGCTTCTCAGCAAATTTATGCTGGAAAAACAGTGGATAATAACTTAACTTTTGAAGGTTTACAAAAAGGTGATTTATTATTCTTTGGAAGAAAAGCTACTGAAGACAAAAAGCAACGTGTAACTCATGTTGGTATTTGGCTTGGAAATGACAAAGGTGAATTTATTCATGCTTCTGGAAATGTTCATTTGAGTTCTATAAATAAAAAGGAACCAAACTATGATGAATTTAATAAAAACAGGTATTTGGGTAGCAAACGTTATTTAAATATAGAAGATGAGAAAATCATCAATATGAAAAAGGGAATTAAATTATAA